One segment of Haloplanus natans DSM 17983 DNA contains the following:
- a CDS encoding phosphopantetheine adenylyltransferase → MKVALGGTFDPIHDGHRALFERAFELGDVTVGLTSDELAPETRHEPRRVRPFEERRATLEAELESFATAADREFAVRALEEPTGIATEPGFDAIVVSPDTHDGAERINEIRTERGLDPLQVELVDYVPAEDGERISSTRIVRGEIDAHGNLTPERTPGTE, encoded by the coding sequence ATGAAGGTCGCGCTTGGTGGAACGTTCGATCCGATTCACGACGGACACCGAGCGCTGTTCGAACGTGCGTTCGAACTCGGCGACGTGACCGTCGGCCTCACCAGCGACGAACTCGCCCCGGAGACGCGTCACGAACCGCGGCGCGTCCGGCCGTTCGAGGAGCGTCGGGCCACCCTCGAAGCCGAACTCGAATCCTTCGCGACGGCCGCCGACCGCGAGTTCGCGGTACGAGCGCTCGAGGAACCGACGGGTATCGCGACCGAACCGGGGTTCGACGCCATCGTCGTCTCGCCCGACACCCACGATGGCGCCGAGCGGATCAACGAAATCCGGACGGAGCGAGGGCTCGATCCGCTCCAGGTCGAACTGGTCGACTACGTCCCCGCCGAGGACGGCGAGCGCATCTCCTCGACGCGAATCGTCCGCGGCGAGATAGACGCCCACGGCAACCTCACGCCCGAGCGAACGCCCGGGACCGAGTGA
- the tenA gene encoding thiaminase II, whose amino-acid sequence MAFTDDLQSTADDLWSAIVAHPMLSRLGDGTLETAPFEYWVRQDYVYLVDYARVFAHGAASAPTLDHMGTFAELLYETIDTEMDLHRAYAAEFDISEAELEATEPSPTTQAYTDFLVRTAATGTFGGLVAALLPCMWGFNETAKRLEADGMPDDERYAEWIRTYAGEEFSELTRWCMDLMDEVAADATATDRERYRDRFVTSARYEYRFWDAAWNQEAWTVG is encoded by the coding sequence ATGGCCTTCACCGACGATCTTCAGTCCACTGCCGACGACCTGTGGAGCGCCATCGTCGCTCACCCGATGTTGTCGCGGCTCGGCGACGGTACGCTCGAGACGGCCCCGTTCGAGTACTGGGTGCGACAGGACTACGTCTACCTCGTCGACTACGCGCGGGTGTTCGCACACGGGGCGGCGTCGGCGCCGACGCTCGATCACATGGGCACGTTCGCCGAACTACTCTACGAGACGATCGACACGGAGATGGACCTGCACCGGGCCTACGCCGCCGAGTTCGACATTAGCGAGGCCGAACTGGAGGCCACGGAGCCGTCGCCGACGACCCAGGCCTATACGGATTTCCTCGTTCGCACGGCCGCCACGGGGACGTTCGGTGGCCTCGTCGCCGCCCTGTTGCCCTGTATGTGGGGGTTCAACGAGACGGCGAAACGGCTCGAAGCGGACGGGATGCCCGACGACGAACGCTACGCCGAGTGGATTCGGACCTACGCAGGCGAGGAGTTCTCGGAGCTCACGCGGTGGTGTATGGATCTGATGGACGAGGTGGCCGCGGACGCGACGGCGACGGATCGGGAGCGATATCGCGACCGGTTCGTCACGTCGGCGCGCTACGAGTATCGATTCTGGGACGCCGCGTGGAACCAGGAGGCGTGGACGGTCGGATGA
- a CDS encoding PadR family transcriptional regulator gives MHDLTGFQRDLLYVIAGLDEPHGLAIKEELEDYYESEIHHGRLYPNLDTLVEKGLIDKGQRDRRTNYYTLTRRGRRELEARREWEDQYVADLIEEATPA, from the coding sequence ATGCATGACCTGACCGGCTTCCAACGAGATCTCCTGTACGTGATCGCCGGCCTCGACGAACCCCACGGACTGGCAATCAAGGAGGAGCTCGAAGATTACTACGAGAGCGAGATCCATCACGGTCGACTGTATCCGAATCTCGACACGCTCGTCGAAAAAGGCCTCATCGACAAGGGTCAACGTGACCGACGCACGAACTACTACACGCTGACACGTCGTGGGCGACGCGAACTCGAAGCGCGTCGGGAGTGGGAAGATCAGTACGTCGCGGACCTGATCGAAGAAGCGACGCCGGCCTGA
- a CDS encoding NOP5/NOP56 family protein, with product MADDTAESGWFESVPPDDPDAVRDAIDNGSADTPDDWPALAVDAGFADDADDYYRRLHDATVHATREAVRERERADDQQLKYGIRAMDDADRTANELAERVAEWAGALFDEAGTGVDGARAVAERTPETAAEERIVSLATRVVDLADEAADCRAFVERTAPAVAPNLSRMAGPVLAARLIALAGGLGELAKKPSGTVQVLGAEDALFAHLAGRAPSPKHGVIFTHDYVRNTRPEDRGSAARALAGKLVIAARIDHYAGDLRPEVHEELDERMATIRARVES from the coding sequence ATGGCCGACGACACAGCGGAATCGGGATGGTTCGAATCCGTCCCGCCCGACGACCCCGACGCCGTCCGCGACGCCATCGATAATGGTAGCGCTGACACGCCGGACGACTGGCCCGCCCTCGCCGTCGACGCCGGCTTCGCCGACGACGCGGACGACTACTATCGTCGACTCCACGACGCGACGGTGCACGCGACTCGGGAAGCGGTCCGGGAGCGAGAACGGGCAGACGACCAACAGTTGAAGTACGGTATTCGCGCCATGGACGACGCCGACCGGACGGCGAACGAACTCGCCGAACGCGTCGCGGAGTGGGCGGGTGCGCTGTTCGACGAGGCCGGAACCGGCGTCGACGGGGCGCGGGCAGTGGCCGAGCGGACCCCCGAGACGGCCGCCGAGGAGCGTATCGTCTCGTTGGCGACCCGGGTCGTCGATCTGGCGGACGAGGCCGCGGACTGCCGGGCGTTCGTCGAGCGGACGGCGCCGGCGGTCGCCCCCAACCTCAGTCGGATGGCGGGTCCGGTGCTCGCCGCGCGCCTGATCGCCCTCGCCGGCGGGCTGGGCGAGTTGGCGAAGAAACCCTCCGGGACGGTGCAGGTCCTCGGTGCCGAGGACGCCCTCTTTGCCCATCTGGCCGGGCGTGCGCCCTCGCCGAAACACGGCGTCATCTTCACTCACGACTACGTGCGCAACACCCGCCCCGAGGACCGGGGATCGGCCGCCCGCGCGCTGGCGGGCAAACTCGTCATCGCGGCGCGGATCGACCACTACGCGGGTGACCTCCGACCCGAGGTCCACGAGGAACTCGACGAGCGCATGGCGACCATCCGCGCGAGGGTGGAGTCGTGA
- a CDS encoding fibrillarin-like rRNA/tRNA 2'-O-methyltransferase: protein MSLPDGVERRSFDGRDRLATRGEPVYGEPTDGPWRLWDAGRSKLGATLELGLDTGLDGGESVLYLGAASGTTVSHVADFCGPTYAVEFAPRPTRDLVDVAAGRSNLFPLLKDARKPETYAHVVESGLDVLIQDVATRGQARVAARNRQFLDEDGRLLAAIKARSEDVTREPDAVFADVLDELRGSYEMLETARLDRYHDDHLAVVARPRTTD, encoded by the coding sequence GTGAGCCTGCCCGACGGGGTCGAACGTCGCTCCTTCGACGGGCGCGACCGACTCGCCACGCGTGGGGAGCCGGTGTACGGCGAGCCGACGGACGGTCCGTGGCGGCTGTGGGACGCCGGCCGATCCAAGCTGGGCGCGACCCTCGAACTCGGGCTCGACACCGGCCTCGACGGCGGCGAATCGGTCCTCTATCTCGGCGCCGCCAGCGGGACGACCGTCAGCCACGTCGCGGACTTCTGTGGGCCGACGTACGCCGTCGAGTTCGCGCCCCGCCCGACCCGTGACCTCGTCGACGTGGCCGCGGGCCGGTCGAACCTCTTTCCCCTGCTGAAAGACGCCCGGAAGCCCGAGACGTACGCCCACGTCGTCGAATCGGGGCTGGACGTGCTGATACAGGACGTGGCGACCCGCGGGCAGGCGCGCGTCGCCGCGCGGAATCGACAGTTCCTCGACGAGGACGGCCGCCTCCTCGCGGCCATCAAGGCCCGGAGCGAGGACGTGACGCGGGAGCCCGACGCCGTCTTCGCGGACGTACTCGACGAACTACGGGGGAGCTACGAGATGCTGGAGACGGCGCGGCTGGACCGCTACCACGACGACCACCTCGCCGTCGTCGCCCGGCCGCGTACAACCGACTGA
- a CDS encoding sensor histidine kinase: protein MRPTRRMSLAVLSGIGLALTGVLGFDVYEDWVRQGNSLASTLGENALPFGLLFVLFYTAVELWRGEYGEAFVESVTVWTVGGTLVTAVLVGWVVGIQTVQNQLKPWIIVLQTTVIGAAAGLVVGRRTAVVERARDRSEREKARFESLFENDPSAVVDLRLDGDELVVEAVNPEYETQFGAVSDDEVVLPGLDDETGRSFREAITSGKRRTVETTHYAPDGPNHFLVQLVPYGTDLETEDTRSYVLYQDVTKIREAEAELERTVEQLERSNEQLQQFAYVASHDLQEPLRMVSSYVDLLATEYGDELDDEADEYIGFAVDGARRMQAMIDALLKYSRVHTQGEEFETVDADAVLDRVIQDLELLIADRSATITHDDLPSVVADGEQLGQLFQNLLSNALDHAGDDDPPTVHVSGEERDDDVVFTVADDGPGIPADQQERVFELFEQSDRGDEGTGIGLAICQRIVNRHEGDIWIESTPGEGTTFHVSLPKR from the coding sequence ATGCGACCCACTCGGCGGATGTCACTGGCCGTCCTGTCGGGGATCGGGCTGGCGCTGACCGGTGTCCTCGGCTTCGACGTGTACGAGGACTGGGTTCGGCAGGGAAACTCTCTCGCATCGACGCTCGGGGAGAACGCCCTCCCGTTCGGGCTTCTGTTCGTGCTGTTTTACACCGCGGTTGAGCTGTGGCGCGGGGAGTACGGCGAGGCGTTCGTCGAATCGGTGACGGTGTGGACCGTCGGCGGGACGCTGGTGACGGCGGTACTGGTGGGATGGGTGGTCGGCATCCAGACCGTCCAGAACCAGCTGAAGCCGTGGATCATCGTCCTGCAGACGACGGTGATCGGGGCGGCTGCGGGTCTGGTCGTCGGCCGCCGAACCGCGGTCGTCGAGCGGGCGCGGGATCGAAGCGAGCGCGAGAAGGCCCGCTTCGAGTCGCTGTTCGAGAACGATCCGTCGGCGGTCGTCGACCTCCGCCTCGACGGGGACGAACTCGTCGTCGAGGCGGTCAACCCGGAGTACGAAACGCAGTTCGGGGCGGTGAGCGACGACGAGGTGGTCCTCCCCGGCCTCGACGACGAGACGGGACGGTCGTTCCGCGAGGCGATCACCTCCGGGAAGCGACGCACGGTCGAGACGACCCACTACGCACCCGACGGACCGAACCATTTCCTCGTGCAACTAGTGCCCTACGGCACCGATCTGGAGACAGAGGATACCCGCAGTTACGTCCTCTATCAGGACGTGACCAAGATTCGGGAGGCGGAAGCGGAACTCGAACGGACGGTCGAACAGCTCGAACGCTCGAACGAACAGCTTCAGCAGTTCGCCTACGTCGCCTCTCACGACCTGCAGGAACCGCTCCGGATGGTCTCCAGCTACGTCGACTTGCTGGCGACGGAGTACGGCGACGAACTCGACGACGAGGCCGACGAGTACATCGGCTTCGCCGTCGACGGCGCCCGGCGGATGCAGGCGATGATCGACGCTCTCCTGAAATACTCGCGGGTCCACACCCAGGGCGAGGAGTTCGAGACGGTCGACGCCGACGCCGTCCTCGACCGGGTTATACAGGATCTGGAACTCCTGATCGCCGATCGGTCGGCGACGATCACCCACGACGACCTGCCGTCCGTCGTCGCCGACGGTGAACAGCTCGGACAACTGTTTCAGAACCTGCTCTCCAACGCCCTAGACCACGCCGGTGACGACGACCCGCCGACGGTCCACGTGAGCGGCGAGGAGCGCGATGACGACGTGGTCTTCACCGTCGCCGACGACGGGCCGGGCATCCCGGCCGACCAGCAGGAGCGCGTCTTCGAACTCTTCGAACAGTCCGACCGCGGCGACGAGGGCACCGGTATCGGCCTCGCCATCTGTCAGCGCATCGTCAACCGCCACGAGGGCGACATCTGGATCGAATCGACGCCCGGTGAGGGGACGACGTTTCACGTCTCCCTCCCGAAACGGTAG
- a CDS encoding ATP-binding response regulator, with protein MAANLSDEIRLLLVEDNPGDARLIRHHLRTDSSSTFVAPSVTHVETLDAAVDRLETSPFDLVLLDLGLSDSRGIETLERLTDRIDDADVSPLPIVVLTGLTDDETALRAIQAGAQDYLLKDSLDGELLERAVRYALERHRQERRLERQNERLERFASIVSHDLRNPLQVAQGRLGHVEAGETAEHLDATVDALDRMEELVDDLLTLAREGQRVEATASVDVAEIARSAWRNVETPASDLRVDASTAVTADDGRLTQLFENLFRNSVEHGQPRATTGGTTNGHADPGVTVTVGDLDGGFYVADDGQGIPESERSDVFEAGYSTNEDGTGFGLDIVREIVEAHGWTVTVAESDDGGARFEITDPSLDD; from the coding sequence ATGGCCGCCAACCTGAGCGACGAAATCCGGCTCCTGCTCGTCGAGGACAACCCCGGCGACGCCCGCCTGATCCGACACCACCTCCGCACCGACAGTTCGAGTACGTTCGTCGCCCCGTCGGTGACCCACGTCGAAACCCTCGATGCCGCCGTCGATCGGCTCGAAACGTCGCCGTTCGACCTCGTGTTGCTCGATCTCGGGCTCTCGGACAGCCGCGGTATCGAGACGCTCGAACGCTTGACCGACCGGATCGACGACGCCGACGTTTCGCCGCTTCCGATCGTCGTCCTGACCGGGTTGACCGACGACGAGACGGCGCTGCGAGCGATCCAGGCTGGCGCACAGGATTATCTCCTCAAGGACAGCCTCGACGGCGAACTCCTCGAACGCGCCGTCCGATACGCGCTGGAACGCCACCGACAGGAGCGACGGCTGGAACGACAGAACGAGCGTCTGGAGCGGTTCGCCAGCATCGTCTCGCACGACCTCCGTAACCCGTTACAGGTTGCACAGGGACGGCTAGGACACGTCGAGGCCGGCGAAACGGCCGAACACCTCGACGCCACCGTCGACGCCCTCGACCGGATGGAAGAACTCGTCGACGACCTCCTCACCCTGGCTCGGGAGGGGCAGCGAGTCGAGGCGACGGCGTCGGTCGACGTGGCCGAAATTGCCCGCTCGGCGTGGCGAAACGTCGAGACGCCGGCGAGTGACCTCCGGGTGGACGCGTCGACGGCCGTCACGGCGGACGATGGACGACTCACACAACTGTTCGAGAACCTGTTTCGGAATTCGGTCGAACACGGCCAGCCCCGGGCCACCACTGGCGGGACGACGAACGGCCACGCGGACCCCGGCGTCACCGTCACCGTCGGCGACTTGGACGGCGGCTTCTACGTCGCCGACGACGGGCAGGGCATCCCCGAATCGGAGCGATCGGACGTATTCGAGGCGGGCTACTCGACGAACGAGGACGGGACGGGGTTCGGCCTCGACATCGTCCGCGAAATCGTCGAGGCACACGGCTGGACGGTCACCGTCGCCGAGAGCGACGACGGCGGCGCCCGCTTCGAGATTACGGACCCCTCCCTCGACGACTGA
- a CDS encoding PAS domain-containing protein codes for MSPAIDSCRLLHVDDDPSILSLTEAFLDRELDCTVTTVTSVEAALDRLAADDVDCIVSDYDMPEMDGLAFFETLRDREVDAPFVLYTGKGSEEIASQALNAGVTGYFQKGGPEQLRRLANRVRQAVEESRTRTVADRYSTVMAALGYPIYVVDETGHFEFVNEPFAELTGYDVSTVVGSKPGLVKDDDAVARAADELGSILSSEGPSISRFEVDIVPKEGEPIRCRDHMAALPYEGDSFEGSVGILRDISTERRRARELGYRTRAMDEAPVGITMSNPDRPGTPLIYVNDRFVEMTGYDREAMLGRDCLFLQGAETTDERIDELRAALAAGDPVTATLRNYRRDGEKFWNRLSLAPLEDEGGNVARWVGFQEDVTAHKRYQRRLERQNARLERTAGVLSHDLRNPLTVAKGRLDVARDEVDSDDLDAVADAHGRIEALVDDLLALVRNDDDIDTEPVSLATVAETCWAGLDTGTATLRIETDRTLLAEPGRFERLLTHLLGNAVEHDSTGSQPSADNAVDPSGDGGPSARITVGGMPDGFYVADDGPGVESAKRERIVELGGSDGDGAGFGLSIVEEFAGAHDWTVGVTTSETGGARFEVVGVDTA; via the coding sequence ATGAGTCCGGCGATCGATTCGTGTCGACTCCTCCACGTCGACGACGACCCGTCGATACTGAGCCTGACCGAGGCGTTCCTCGATCGGGAACTCGACTGTACCGTCACGACCGTAACCTCTGTCGAGGCGGCGCTGGATCGCCTCGCGGCGGACGACGTCGACTGCATCGTCAGCGACTACGACATGCCCGAGATGGACGGGTTGGCCTTCTTCGAGACCCTCCGGGACCGCGAAGTGGACGCCCCCTTCGTCCTCTACACCGGCAAGGGGAGCGAGGAGATAGCCAGCCAGGCACTCAACGCCGGCGTGACCGGCTACTTCCAGAAAGGGGGACCCGAACAGTTGCGTCGCCTCGCGAACCGCGTCCGGCAGGCCGTCGAGGAGAGTCGAACGCGGACCGTCGCCGACCGCTACTCGACGGTCATGGCGGCGCTCGGCTATCCGATCTACGTGGTCGACGAGACCGGCCACTTCGAGTTCGTCAACGAGCCGTTCGCGGAGTTGACGGGGTATGACGTGTCGACGGTCGTCGGTAGCAAACCGGGGCTGGTCAAAGACGACGACGCCGTCGCCCGCGCGGCGGACGAACTCGGGTCGATCCTGTCGAGCGAGGGGCCGTCGATCAGCCGCTTCGAAGTCGACATCGTGCCGAAGGAGGGCGAGCCGATCCGGTGTCGCGACCACATGGCGGCCCTACCCTACGAGGGGGACTCGTTCGAGGGGAGCGTCGGCATCCTCCGCGACATCTCGACCGAGCGCCGACGAGCGCGCGAACTCGGCTACCGAACCCGCGCGATGGACGAGGCACCGGTCGGGATCACGATGAGCAACCCCGACCGGCCGGGCACTCCCCTGATCTACGTCAACGACCGATTCGTCGAGATGACGGGCTACGACCGCGAGGCGATGCTCGGCCGTGACTGCCTGTTCCTCCAGGGGGCGGAAACGACCGACGAGCGGATCGACGAACTACGGGCAGCCCTCGCCGCTGGCGACCCCGTTACGGCCACGCTCCGCAACTACCGGCGCGACGGCGAGAAGTTCTGGAACCGGCTGAGCCTCGCTCCACTCGAAGACGAGGGCGGCAACGTCGCTCGCTGGGTCGGATTCCAAGAGGACGTGACGGCGCACAAACGGTATCAACGACGGCTCGAACGACAGAACGCCCGTCTCGAACGGACCGCGGGCGTGCTCTCGCACGACCTCCGGAACCCGCTGACGGTCGCGAAAGGACGGCTCGATGTCGCCCGCGACGAGGTCGACAGCGACGACCTCGACGCCGTGGCGGACGCTCACGGACGGATCGAGGCGCTGGTCGACGACCTCCTCGCGCTGGTTCGTAACGACGACGACATCGACACCGAACCGGTGTCGCTGGCGACGGTCGCCGAGACGTGCTGGGCGGGCCTCGATACGGGGACCGCGACGCTCCGGATCGAAACGGATCGGACGCTCCTGGCCGAGCCCGGTCGTTTCGAGCGACTGCTCACGCATCTCCTCGGGAACGCCGTCGAACACGATTCGACGGGCAGTCAGCCGTCGGCAGACAACGCCGTCGACCCGAGCGGAGACGGCGGCCCCAGTGCCCGGATCACCGTCGGCGGGATGCCCGACGGGTTCTACGTCGCCGATGACGGCCCGGGCGTCGAGTCGGCGAAGCGCGAACGGATCGTCGAACTCGGGGGCTCCGACGGCGACGGGGCCGGCTTCGGGCTCTCCATCGTCGAGGAGTTCGCTGGCGCTCACGACTGGACGGTCGGCGTGACGACGAGCGAAACCGGCGGGGCGCGGTTCGAGGTGGTTGGCGTCGACACCGCGTAA
- a CDS encoding cyclin family protein yields MYRARDRIDNEEWVARLTRAADGLDLGSEARSNAVDLFCSNVPSEERSKPAVAAASLYAGALIAGEERPQGAVAEAMDVTRLSVQNRWKALLKESGFQPPEW; encoded by the coding sequence ATGTACCGGGCGCGGGACCGCATCGACAACGAGGAGTGGGTGGCCCGACTCACCCGCGCCGCCGACGGCCTGGACCTGGGGAGCGAGGCACGGTCGAACGCCGTCGACCTGTTCTGTTCGAACGTGCCGAGCGAGGAGCGCTCGAAGCCGGCCGTGGCGGCCGCGAGCCTCTACGCCGGGGCGTTGATCGCGGGCGAGGAACGGCCCCAGGGCGCCGTCGCCGAGGCGATGGACGTGACACGACTGAGCGTGCAGAACCGCTGGAAGGCGTTGTTGAAGGAGTCCGGATTCCAGCCGCCGGAGTGGTAG
- a CDS encoding helix-turn-helix domain-containing protein, protein MSDGNGSESLDVDEGSDIDGDASDSLVEPGDDEGVSARDRLEAEADRAVTEFDESVVDLLAWVLDTETRARIYVYLRQHPNSTSDEVADGTGLYPSTVREALAQLHDEGTVDRHKRESAGAGNNPYEYEAIAPSALVRGVVGQVQEQLNAVFNLDRELGDTDEDAAETEPVRITVEDDEE, encoded by the coding sequence ATGTCTGACGGTAACGGGTCCGAGAGTCTCGACGTCGACGAGGGATCGGACATAGACGGCGACGCATCCGACAGCTTGGTGGAGCCAGGCGATGACGAGGGCGTCTCGGCGCGCGATCGGCTAGAGGCCGAAGCCGACCGGGCGGTCACGGAGTTCGACGAGAGCGTCGTCGACCTGTTGGCGTGGGTGCTCGACACGGAGACCCGTGCACGCATCTACGTCTACCTCCGACAGCATCCGAACTCGACGAGCGACGAGGTGGCCGATGGAACTGGCCTCTATCCCAGTACGGTCCGCGAAGCGCTGGCACAGCTCCACGACGAGGGGACCGTCGACCGGCACAAACGCGAGAGTGCGGGCGCCGGCAACAACCCCTACGAGTACGAGGCAATCGCCCCGAGCGCGCTCGTCCGCGGCGTCGTCGGCCAGGTTCAAGAGCAGTTGAACGCGGTGTTCAACCTCGATCGAGAACTCGGCGATACGGACGAGGACGCAGCCGAAACCGAACCGGTTCGCATCACCGTCGAAGACGACGAGGAGTGA
- a CDS encoding rubrerythrin-like domain-containing protein, producing MPERPSFECESCDQRVSPISYRSACPDCGGTLRRRRVQ from the coding sequence ATGCCGGAACGACCGTCGTTCGAATGTGAGTCCTGTGACCAGCGTGTGAGCCCCATTTCGTACCGATCGGCGTGCCCGGACTGCGGCGGGACGCTCCGCCGTCGACGGGTACAGTAG
- a CDS encoding glutamate--cysteine ligase produces the protein MDLGSRDAFARMGTLGIEEEFYVVDDVGRPTPGIDDLIYGSEPPEPLVDRLDHELFQFTIETQTPLIERLGDAGDELARVRAALLDHATDHGYRVAAAGLHPSAKWRELDHATKPRYRAQLDRIQYPQHRNTTAGLHVHVGVDDADKATWIANRLRWYLPPILALSANSPFWNGFDTGLASARAKVFENLPNTGIPTAFEDFEAYQRFERQMVETGSINDRGELWYDVRPHTGHGTVEVRTPDAQSDSDSVLAIVEYVHALVLDLADRYADGESLPALRRELLDENKWRAMRYGHDAEFVTRTGEDTVSLGTLVDRECDRLGVDGLRDLYEAPSGAARQRRIHDEGGHEALRESLLLAR, from the coding sequence ATGGATCTCGGGTCCCGGGACGCGTTCGCGCGGATGGGTACGCTCGGCATCGAGGAGGAGTTCTACGTCGTCGACGACGTGGGGCGGCCAACTCCCGGCATCGACGACCTGATCTACGGGAGCGAGCCACCGGAACCGCTGGTCGACCGCCTCGATCACGAACTGTTCCAGTTCACGATCGAGACGCAGACGCCGCTAATCGAGCGACTGGGCGACGCTGGCGACGAACTGGCCCGGGTTCGAGCGGCACTGCTCGACCACGCGACCGACCACGGTTACCGGGTCGCCGCCGCCGGCCTCCATCCTTCCGCGAAGTGGCGGGAACTCGATCACGCGACCAAACCCCGCTACCGTGCCCAGCTCGACCGCATCCAGTATCCGCAACACCGGAACACCACCGCTGGCCTGCACGTCCACGTCGGCGTCGACGACGCCGACAAGGCGACGTGGATCGCCAACCGCCTCCGCTGGTATCTCCCCCCGATTCTCGCCCTTTCGGCCAACTCCCCGTTCTGGAACGGCTTCGACACCGGTCTCGCCTCGGCCCGCGCGAAGGTGTTCGAGAACCTGCCCAACACCGGCATCCCGACCGCATTCGAGGACTTCGAAGCCTACCAGCGCTTCGAACGGCAGATGGTCGAAACCGGTTCGATCAACGATCGGGGCGAACTCTGGTACGACGTGCGCCCGCACACCGGCCACGGCACCGTCGAAGTACGCACGCCGGACGCCCAGTCCGATTCCGACTCCGTCCTCGCCATCGTCGAGTACGTCCACGCGCTCGTCCTCGATTTGGCCGACCGCTACGCCGACGGCGAGTCCCTACCGGCGCTCCGTCGGGAACTTCTGGACGAGAACAAGTGGCGCGCCATGCGCTACGGCCACGACGCCGAGTTCGTCACCCGTACGGGCGAGGATACGGTGTCGCTGGGAACCCTCGTCGACCGCGAATGTGACCGCCTCGGCGTCGACGGACTCCGTGATCTGTACGAAGCCCCGAGCGGCGCCGCGAGACAGCGACGGATCCACGACGAGGGCGGCCACGAGGCGCTCCGCGAATCGCTGCTCCTCGCTCGCTGA
- a CDS encoding response regulator: MAEREPVEILLAEDNPGDVKLTRKALEKGRLANNLHVVNDGVETMQFLRGEGEYEGRPRPDLVLLDLNMPRKDGREVLEDIKKSADLKRIPVVVLTSSEAEEDVLRSYELHANAYLTKPVDFSGFIDVVGKLEEFWLQVVKLPPE; the protein is encoded by the coding sequence ATGGCAGAGCGGGAACCCGTCGAAATCCTCCTCGCCGAGGACAATCCCGGTGACGTGAAGCTGACGCGTAAGGCCCTGGAGAAAGGCCGGCTGGCGAACAACCTCCACGTCGTCAACGACGGGGTCGAAACCATGCAGTTCCTCCGCGGCGAGGGCGAGTACGAGGGTCGGCCGCGGCCGGATCTAGTGCTTCTCGACCTCAACATGCCGCGGAAGGACGGCCGGGAGGTGCTCGAAGACATCAAGAAAAGCGCCGACCTCAAGCGGATTCCGGTGGTCGTCCTGACGAGTTCGGAAGCCGAGGAGGACGTACTCCGATCCTACGAACTGCACGCCAACGCCTACCTGACCAAACCGGTCGACTTCAGTGGCTTCATCGACGTGGTCGGCAAACTCGAGGAGTTCTGGCTGCAGGTCGTGAAACTCCCGCCCGAGTAA